The window CATTTCACGCCCTCCGGGCTTCCTCAGACCGGCCCGGTGCGCGAGCCGAACATCTTTACCTGATGTATATCGGCACGGCGGTCGATGGCGTCAACGATCGGCGCCAGCCGATCGGCCCATTGCGCGGCGCTTTCACTGTCGGCGATCAGGTCCTGGCGGATCTCGACCAGCGCATGGGCGTAGCCATTGACGATGGCGTGTCGAAACATGGTGTCGCCGCGCAGCGCCCCGTCATAGGGCTCGTTGTCGCCGACGACGAGGTCCTTGTCGGCGGCGAGCATATCCATCAGCGGCCGCGCCACACGGTCGTCGAGGTCCCACAGGATGCCGACATGCCAGGGCCGGACAAAACCCTGCATGCGTGGGGTAAAAGAGTGCACAGACAAGATCAACGGCGCCTTGCCGGAAGCATGCGCCACCGAGGCGATCATCGCGCCGACGGCATCGTGATAGGGCCGGTAGAAACGGTCGAGGCGCCGCTCCCGCTCCTCGGGCGCCATCGGATAGTTCCCCGGCACGATGGTGCCGTCATAAAGCTGCCGGATCAGGGTCGGATCGTCCTCGCCGCGATTGGGATCGATCAGCAGGCGCGAAAAACCGGCAAGCACCGCCGGCACGCCGAGCGCTGCGGCGAGTTCCCGCGTTACGGTCTCGACGCCGATGTCATAGGCGATGTGGCGGTCGAACTCGGACGCCGGCAAACCAAGGCTGCCATACTCTTCGGGCAGGTCGCGGCTGGCGTGGTCGGCCAAAAGCACGATGCCTCGTTTGCGGTCGCCTTCCACGATATCGAAGGGCGCGAAAACTGTGGATCGGGTCATTGGCTGAAAATGGTCCGGTCGCTGGTATGAGGGCAGGGTGCTATCGTCATTCCACGAAGAGGACGCTGGCGCAATGCCGTTGTTTGGCCACGGTTTCTGCGAAAAAATCGCCGACGGGGTGCCAGATCGCGCGCCTATAGCGCGCGAGCCTTTCTAAATCGATTGGAATTGAACAAAACGGCGCGTTGACATGCGCCCGCAGTTTGCTGAAAAGGGCTTCGAGAGATGCAAATGTGGTTCGCGAGAGGTTTCGGGATGGGTTTTGCCGGCAGGCTGCGCAAGCGCCTGGGCGTCCCGCTCCTGATCGTTGCCGCGGGACTGTGCGCGCTTGGCGCGACGTCACCGGCCCGCGCCGACTTCCGCGTCTGCAACGCGACGCAGAACCTGGTCGGCGTCGGCATCGGCTATCGCGCCAAGGCCGGTTGGATCACCGAGGGCTGGTGGCACATCGAAGGGTCGACCTGCAAGACGCTGATCGAAGGGCCGCTGTCATCAAGGTTTTACTATCTTTATGCAGAAGACGCCGAGCGCGGCGGGCGCTGGGACGGCCCGATCAACATGTGCGTGGCCGAAAAAGAGTTCAAGATTGCCGGCGTAAACGATTGCGTCGCCCGGGGCTTTCAGCGCGCCGGATTTCAGGAATATGACACGGGCGAGCAGGCCAGCTGGATGGTCCAGCTGACCGACGAGCCCGCAACGGGAGGCGCGCCAGCCGCCCCCGCGCCGGGAACAAACAGTCAATGAGACGTATTCGCAAGGTCAAGATCCTCGCCACCATCGGCCCCGCTTCCTCCTCCGAGGAGATGCTGCGGAAGCTTTTCGAAGCCGGCGCCGATGTCTTCCGCATCAATATGAGCCATACCGACCACGAGCTGATGCGCACGCTGGTCGGCCGTATCCGCGCCGTCGAGCAGGCTGTCGGCCGTCCGATCGGCATCCTCGCCGACCTGCAGGGCCCGAAGCTCAGGGTCGGCAAGTTCGCCAACGGCAAGGAAGCGCTGGCCGCCGGCCAGACCTTCACGCTCGACGACAATCCGGAACCCGGCTCGTCGAGCCGGGTCTTTCTGCCGCATCCTGAAATCCTGAGCTCGGTCGAGGCCGGCGACCGCCTGTTGATCGACGACGGCAAGCTGGAGCTCAAGGCGACCAAGAGCGACGGCAAATCCATCACCTGCACGGTCGTTGCCGGCACCACGATTTCCGACAAGAAGGGCGTCAGCCTGCCCGACACCGACCTGCCGGTCGGCGCGCTGACCGAGAAGGACCGCAGCGACCTCGACGCGGTGCTCGCCGCCGGCGTCGACTGG is drawn from Mesorhizobium sp. B1-1-8 and contains these coding sequences:
- a CDS encoding N-formylglutamate amidohydrolase, yielding MTRSTVFAPFDIVEGDRKRGIVLLADHASRDLPEEYGSLGLPASEFDRHIAYDIGVETVTRELAAALGVPAVLAGFSRLLIDPNRGEDDPTLIRQLYDGTIVPGNYPMAPEERERRLDRFYRPYHDAVGAMIASVAHASGKAPLILSVHSFTPRMQGFVRPWHVGILWDLDDRVARPLMDMLAADKDLVVGDNEPYDGALRGDTMFRHAIVNGYAHALVEIRQDLIADSESAAQWADRLAPIVDAIDRRADIHQVKMFGSRTGPV
- a CDS encoding DUF1036 domain-containing protein; translated protein: MGFAGRLRKRLGVPLLIVAAGLCALGATSPARADFRVCNATQNLVGVGIGYRAKAGWITEGWWHIEGSTCKTLIEGPLSSRFYYLYAEDAERGGRWDGPINMCVAEKEFKIAGVNDCVARGFQRAGFQEYDTGEQASWMVQLTDEPATGGAPAAPAPGTNSQ